The sequence cgccagtaattttagagtaggatcaccaccagtaatgttagagcaggatcaccgccagtaatgttagagtaggatcaccaccagtaatgttagaataggatcaccaccagtaatgttagagtaggatcaccgccagtaattttagagtaggatcaccaccagtaatgttagagcaggatcaccgccagtaatgttagagtaggatcatcaccagtcattttagagtaggatcatcaccagtaatgttagagtagggtcaccaccagtaatgttagagtaggatcaccaccagtaatgttagagtaggatcaccaccagtaatgttagagtaggatcaccgccagtaatgttagagtaggatcaccaccagtaatgttagagtaggatcaccaccagtaatgttagagtaggatcaccgccagtaatgttagagtcggatcaacaccagtaattttagagtatgatcaccaccagtaatgttagagcaggatcaccgccagtaatgttagagtaggatcatcaccagtcattttagagtaggatcatcaccagtaatgttagagtagggtcaccaccagtaatgttagagtaggatcaccaccagtaatgttagagtaggatcaccaccagtaatgttagagtaggatcaccgccagtaatgttagagtaggatcaccaccagtaatgttagagtaggatcaccaccagtaatgttagagtaggatcaccgccagtaatgttcgagtaggatcaccaccagtaatgttagagtaggatcaccacctgtaatgttagagtaggatcaccaccagtaatgttagagtaggatcaccgccagtaatgttcgagtaggatcaccaccagtaatgttagagtaggatcaccaccagtaatgttagagtagaattaccaccactaatgttagagtagggtcaccaccactaatgttagagtagggtcaccaccagtaatgttagagcaggatcaccgccagtaatgttagagtaggatcaccaccagtaatgttagagtaggatcaccaccagtaatgttagagtaggttcaccaccagtaatgttagagtatgatcaccaccagtaatgttagagtaggatcaccagcagtaatgttagagtaggatcaccaccagtaatgttagagcaggatcaccgccagtaatgttagagtaggatcaccaccagtaatgttagagtaggatcaccaccagtaatgttagagtaggatcaccaccagtaatgttagagtaggttcaccaccagtaatgttagagtaggatcaccaccagtaatgttagagtagggtcaccaccagtaatgttagagtaggatcaacaccagtaatgttagagcaggatcaccaccagtaatgttagagtaggatcaccaccaccaatgttagagtaggatcaccaccattaatgttagagtaggatcaccaccagtaatgttagagtaggatcaccaccagtaatgttagagtaggatcaccaccactaatgttagagtaggatcaccaccattaatgtgagagtagggtcaccaccagtaatgttagagcaggatcaccgccagtaatgttggagcaggatcatcaccagtaatgttagagtaggatcaccaccagtaatgttagagcaggatcatcaccagtaatgttagagtaggatcaccgccagtaatgttagagtaggatcaccaccagtaatgttagagtagggtcaccaccagtaatgttagagcaggatcacaaCCAGTAATGCTACAGTCGAGACGCCACCTGTAATGTTCTAGCCGAGTCATCAACATTCATCATCAGATCACAAAATTTGTTTCATCTCGGTAATGAGTGAGTCAAGACTTCAATGAATTAATATGTGATCCCAAAAACCTGACAGAGTGCCCGGGATGATGTTTCCCTCTGGGTTCACCGGGCAtgcgcaaactccattccctctggGATTTTTTTCCATTCTTGAATTTTAATAGAAATAATTTCACGAACTGTCCTGTGTAATTTCCCCTTTGGCGTCCGGGGAGCACTGGGTTGGATAATTCcaccttgtttgttaagtgactgtaactaacgccaattattgtgtaacctgattttctcaccggggcaccgattgttctataaagggggagtaTTTTCGGAGCTCAGATGCACTCAAATCGGAACCGTGAAGCCGGACAGAATTCACTCATTCTCCTAAAAATGGAAATGCCAACAATTCTTCATATTAAGGagatttactacccgattctcgcagcctttggttttcccggtaagtcaataTAACCTGTTGTTTCATAACTGTTCACTATCTCACTTTAAATGATTATGTGTCAAATTCCGAGAATGTCCTAATTTCGGAGTCATTGATCCACCGGGATAAATTAGTGAATTTCAGCGGGAATTCTAGCAATCCGCGGCGCCGGTGAGGCGTTGCTCTGATCGGGAGATCGTGGGCAACGGGCGATCAATGTTGCTCCCAATACGATGGAGGACGAGGCTGATTCCCCAGCCCCGCCAACAGTGCATAGATCACTATAGAATGTGTTGCTTGGTGTCTTTGTTAACCATTTCATTTGTACCGTTGTTACCTGTGCACTTCAAGTTGATAATTCCCCACACTGCAGTCACCTCCACCAACAGGGGCCGTTGAAAGATAATTTGAGAACTGATTGCCGCTCAGGGACCTGCTCCCCTtccctcggctgcaaagaaccttcgcggttccaccagctgCCGCTCTGTTACCGAGCAGTTTCCTGGGGCGATTATTAATAGAAAAAGGCCAGAGTTTCGACCAAAACTGAACGTTATTGTCGCAGTTGAatattttatttgaattcatatctttccagtaattactgtgaaattatatttactTCTTGACGACGGCTGACTGAAGGGTGCTGGAAGAACGGCAGATTTTCACTCTCTCTACATTGAGTTTCAATGATTTATTTCATTCAAACAAAATGTCGTCAGCGCTCTCGTGTACAACTAAAAGAATCCGTGTGTATAAACCTAAGTAAGATCACATCGAAATATTTCCCACAATGTGCTGTGAGATTTCTCTGACTGTCCCCGTGacttacctcttgtccctctttcttacagcgaacctcgtgacaatcgtgattctctccagaggaaattgtggcctttccaaatgtatctctgtctacaaggtgaccatggcaacagcagatctcctggtcattatcTTCAATGTAACCTTGTATAACATTTTCAGTTATCACTTTCCATAtccattcctgtcctacactgccgtttgtaagttcattcTGTGCATGAATCCTGCTACCCTGGATctgtcggtgtggttcacagtctcgttcacatttgaccgatttgtatcgatatgttgtcagaagtttaaaacaaagtattgcacagtgagaactgcggctgcggttatcACAACGATCTCTGTCCTGATCTGTTTAGAGAACATCCCCTTTTGGTTTGCATATGAACCTGACCGAATAATTAACAGTGTTCACTGGGGTTGCCACAACATACTGGGCTTTTTTTCATCACCTGCGGGTGCAGCTTACTCCTGGTTCGAAAGTGTTTTCGTTGCGTGGcttccttttgctttgatattactgtttaattgtttgacagtcagatgTATTTTAGAGGCCAGTcgagcccgcaggggactccggggtcggagcagtgagaatcagagcgatccagagatgaagaaccgaaggaaatccatcattttactgttcactgtgtcGGGCAGTttgatactgttgtggctgacagctatCGTTAGTTTTTTAACGACCAGACTGACACACACCGTGCATTATCAAGCCGATTATGCAGATCCTGCCTATATCGCCACTGAAACCGGATTtatgctcatgtatttgagttcctgtacaaacatgtgcatttatgcagctacccaaacgaaattcagggaagagctgaagcagaTGATGAAATCTCCATGGACAGTTATGTtgatatttgtaaaaaaaatgaaaaaatataCCAAAGCTTCCTGTCTTAATTAGAACTCAAGTACTTCCGGGTACCATCTTAGAATGGCCGTCTTCCTGTCTTGACGAAAATTGATTATCCTTGTGAAAAGTAACAGGTATCAGAAAACATGTCCTCCAATTTTGCCCTGCGTTTTATGCCGGCTGCTTTCCCAGGGCGAACAGAACCGTTCCCTGTGAGTACAGCGCGCTTCCCGGTCAAGATTCAAAGAAAACATTCATGACTGAGCTTCAGTAGTGGAGTAGAACACGAGGTCTTCAGCGTGAACTGTTTCGCACCGCAAGTACTGGAATAAGACGCCCATTTTAATTAATAGATCAAGTTTCCTTTAGTGTCGAACCAATGACGTGTGTTACAatcgtggttatttgtaattcTTCTGTAATCTTCGTGTGAATATGCAGCCAAAATGACAACAGTAACTTCACTTCAAATGTATTTTATTGGATGTAAAGCGCCTTGGCACGtcttgaggccgtgaaaggcgctcgaTAAATGCAAATCCctctttcttttattttcaaCCAGTCCTTGTAGGCGTTTGCCCTCCACCCGAGCAATcaaacaaccaacgggaggaggaggctctgttaacatccccatccacaatgatggcagagtctagctcgtgagtgcaaaagacaagactgaagtgtttgcaaccatcttcatccagaagttccgagtggatgatccacctcggcctccacccgatatccctaccaccgcagaagtcagtcttcagccaattcaattcactccacgtgatttcaagaaacggttgagtgcactggatgcaacgAAGGctgtgggctccgacaacatcccggctgtcgtgctgaggacatgtgctccagaattatccacgcctcgagccaaactgttccagtacagctgcaacactgacatctaccgacaatgtggaaaattgcccaggtatgtactgtccacaaaaaaagcagtacgaatccaatccggccaattgccaccCAATCAGTTCACTCCCAAtgatcagcaaagtgttggaagatttcgtcgacagtgctatcaagcggcaattacttaccaataacctgctcaccgatgctcagattgggttctgccagggccactcgggtccagacctcattgcagacttggtccaaacatggacaaaagagctgaattccagagctgaggtgaaagtgactgcccttgacatcaacacagcatttgaccgagtgtggcaacaaggagccccagcaacattgaagtcaatgggaattagtgggaacactctccagtggctggagtcataccaagcacaaaggaagatgggagtggatgTTGGAgaacagtcatctcagccccagggcattactgcaggagttcctcagggcagtgtcctcgcccCTAacctcttcagctgcttcatcaatgatcttccctttatcataaggtcagaaatggggatgttcgctgataattgcacggtgttcagttgcattcgcaaccgctCAGGTAATGAATAATtccctgcccgcatgcagcaagacctggacaacatccaggcttatgccgataagtggcaagtaacattcgcgccagttaaGTAACAgaaaatgaacatctccaacaagagaaactcGAACCACCTCCCATTAAGATtcacgccgaatcccccaccatcaacatcctgggtgtcatcaTTGACCGGAAATTTAACtgcaccagccgcataaatattgtggcaacaagagcaggtcagaggctgcgggcagtgactcacctcgtgactccccaaagactttccaccatatacaagtcaaaagtcaggagtatgatggaatactctccacatgccaggatgagtgcagcttcaacaacactcaagaagctcgacacaatccagaacatagcagcccgcttgatttgcaccccatccaccaccctaaatattcattgtcttcaccaccggcgcaccgtggctgcagtgtgtaccatctacaggatgcaccgcagcaacccgccaaggattcttcgacagcacctcccaaacccgcgacctctaccacctcgaatgtcaagggcatcaggcacatgggaacaacaccacctgcacgtttccctccaagtcaaacaccatcccgacttggaaatatatcaccgtttcgTCATCGTCGCttctttcaaaatcctggaactccctaccgaactccaccatgggagaaccttcaccacacggactgcagcggttcaaaaaggcggctcaccaccatattctcaagggcaatttgggataggCAATAAttgttggccttgccagagacgcccgcttcccatgaaggaataaatggaaaataaataaCTAATTCCAATTACTTTATCTGCCCGCGGTCTCAAtatcccttcaacctattttaATCATCCATCTATCGAACTTAATGTTGAATATTgatatagaaacatcgaaaatagagcaggagtaggccattcggcccgttgagcctgctccgccattcattataatcatggttgatcctttatctcaataccatattcccgctctctccacttACCCCTTGATAACTTTTGTGTCCAGAAttctatttagctccttcttaaagaACATTCAATGACTTGGGCTCCACAG comes from Heptranchias perlo isolate sHepPer1 unplaced genomic scaffold, sHepPer1.hap1 HAP1_SCAFFOLD_53, whole genome shotgun sequence and encodes:
- the LOC137315029 gene encoding probable G-protein coupled receptor 139, which codes for MPTILHIKEIYYPILAAFGFPANLVTIVILSRGNCGLSKCISVYKVTMATADLLVIIFNVTLYNIFSYHFPYPFLSYTAVCKFILCMNPATLDLSVWFTVSFTFDRFVSICCQKFKTKYCTVRTAAAVITTISVLICLENIPFWFAYEPDRIINSVHWGCHNILGFFSSPAGAAYSWFESVFVAWLPFALILLFNCLTVRCILEASRARRGLRGRSSENQSDPEMKNRRKSIILLFTVSGSLILLWLTAIVSFLTTRLTHTVHYQADYADPAYIATETGFMLMYLSSCTNMCIYAATQTKFREELKQMMKSPWTVMLIFVKKMKKYTKASCLN